The proteins below are encoded in one region of Anaerolineae bacterium:
- a CDS encoding Heat shock protein GrpE gives MSEEKPNNNEENQIPQPLMVEESPLSEEQPGEGEVPPEETILEEDLQTKLNELEKKANEYLEGWQRARAEFANYKKRIEREQAQTYQLASSAVLKKFLEVVDDMERALKNCPPEIAGTEWTQGIELIYRKVLSLLEAEGVSKIEAEGQLFDPNLHEAISHEEVEGYQEGQIIEVVKQGYRVGDRVLRPAMVRVAR, from the coding sequence ATGAGCGAAGAAAAACCGAACAACAATGAGGAAAATCAAATCCCGCAACCTTTGATGGTTGAAGAGTCACCTCTAAGTGAAGAACAGCCTGGGGAAGGTGAGGTTCCTCCTGAGGAAACCATTTTAGAAGAGGATTTACAAACAAAATTGAACGAACTGGAAAAGAAAGCCAACGAATATCTGGAAGGCTGGCAACGCGCCCGAGCCGAGTTCGCCAACTATAAAAAGCGCATCGAGCGCGAGCAGGCTCAAACCTATCAACTTGCCAGCAGCGCTGTGTTAAAAAAGTTCCTTGAGGTCGTGGATGATATGGAACGGGCTTTGAAAAATTGTCCACCCGAAATTGCCGGCACCGAATGGACACAAGGCATTGAACTTATCTACCGCAAAGTTTTATCTCTCCTGGAAGCGGAAGGAGTCAGCAAAATTGAGGCTGAAGGACAACTATTTGATCCCAATCTCCACGAAGCCATTTCACACGAGGAAGTTGAGGGTTACCAGGAAGGACAGATTATTGAGGTAGTCAAACAAGGCTACCGGGTAGGCGATCGCGTTTTACGTCCTGCAATGGTGCGGGTAGCGCGTTAG
- a CDS encoding Chaperone protein DnaK, producing MGKIIGIDLGTTNSVVAVMEGGEPTVIPSAEGERLVPSVVAVNKNHERLVGRVARNQAVVNPENTIFSIKRFMGRRYDDPEVQKAMTRVPYKVTAAPNGDVRVVLDGKEYSPPEISAMILAKIKADAEAYLGEPVTQAVITVPAYFNDAQRNATKDAGRIAGLEVLRIINEPTASSLAYGLDKKKDEVIAVYDLGGGTFDISILDVGEGVFQVRSTSGDTFLGGDDFDQRIIDYVADEFKKEHGIDLRQDRQALQRLKEAAEKAKIELSSLMQTEINLPYITADASGPKHLTMTLTRAKLEQLTQDLIERTLGPVRQALKDAGLEAHQIDEVVLVGGMTRMPAVQEAVRKLFGKEPHKGVNPDEVVAVGAAIQAGVLGGEVKDILLLDVTPLTLSIETLGGVATPMIERNTTIPTRKSQIFSTASDNQSQVEIHVLQGERPMAADNKSLGKFILDGIPPAPRGVPQIEVTFDIDANGILKVTAVDKATGRSQNITITASSGLSEAEVERMRKEAEAHAEEDRRRKELIEARNTADNAVYTAEKALRDLGDKVPAEVKTKVEEQVSKVRNVMNTDNIQEIKRETEALFQVIQQIGTAAYQTSGPQAGAPSGGEGQAGTESKGGEEDVVDGEFRNV from the coding sequence ATGGGAAAGATAATTGGCATCGATTTAGGAACAACCAATTCGGTGGTGGCTGTAATGGAAGGCGGCGAACCCACGGTCATCCCTTCGGCAGAAGGGGAACGATTGGTACCTTCGGTGGTAGCTGTAAATAAAAACCACGAACGTCTGGTCGGTCGCGTGGCGCGCAACCAGGCGGTAGTGAACCCCGAAAATACCATCTTCTCGATCAAGCGCTTTATGGGACGACGGTACGATGATCCCGAAGTGCAAAAAGCCATGACACGCGTACCCTATAAAGTGACCGCTGCTCCAAATGGTGACGTGCGGGTTGTCCTGGATGGGAAGGAATATTCTCCTCCCGAAATCTCCGCTATGATTCTGGCAAAGATTAAAGCGGATGCCGAAGCCTATCTGGGCGAGCCGGTCACCCAGGCAGTCATCACCGTCCCGGCATATTTTAACGATGCTCAACGCAATGCCACTAAAGATGCCGGACGCATTGCCGGTCTGGAGGTCTTGCGTATCATCAACGAACCCACTGCTTCGTCTCTTGCTTATGGCCTGGATAAAAAGAAGGATGAAGTGATCGCTGTCTATGACCTCGGCGGCGGCACGTTTGATATTTCGATCCTTGATGTAGGCGAAGGCGTCTTTCAGGTGCGCTCAACCAGTGGCGACACCTTCCTGGGCGGAGATGACTTCGATCAACGTATCATCGATTACGTCGCCGATGAATTTAAGAAAGAGCACGGTATTGACCTGCGCCAGGATCGGCAGGCGTTGCAACGATTGAAAGAAGCAGCCGAAAAAGCCAAGATCGAGCTTTCCAGCCTGATGCAGACTGAAATCAACCTGCCCTACATAACTGCAGATGCCAGCGGTCCAAAACACCTCACCATGACCCTGACCCGCGCCAAGCTAGAACAACTTACCCAAGACCTGATTGAACGCACCTTAGGTCCTGTACGCCAGGCGCTCAAAGATGCCGGTCTGGAAGCGCATCAAATTGATGAAGTAGTCCTGGTGGGTGGTATGACCCGCATGCCGGCTGTACAAGAAGCAGTCCGAAAATTGTTTGGTAAAGAACCCCACAAAGGTGTCAACCCCGATGAGGTGGTTGCAGTAGGAGCAGCCATCCAGGCAGGTGTGCTGGGCGGTGAGGTAAAGGACATTCTATTGCTAGACGTAACGCCGCTCACTTTATCCATTGAAACCCTGGGTGGTGTTGCTACACCAATGATCGAGCGCAATACAACGATCCCTACCCGTAAATCCCAAATTTTTTCTACCGCCAGCGACAATCAGAGCCAGGTGGAAATCCATGTACTCCAGGGTGAGCGGCCAATGGCAGCTGATAACAAATCTTTGGGGAAGTTTATCCTCGATGGAATTCCGCCTGCGCCGCGCGGTGTTCCTCAAATCGAAGTTACCTTCGATATTGACGCCAATGGCATTCTCAAGGTCACCGCTGTGGATAAAGCCACTGGACGCAGCCAGAATATCACCATTACAGCTTCTTCAGGCTTGAGCGAGGCAGAAGTAGAGCGGATGCGCAAAGAAGCGGAAGCACATGCAGAAGAGGACCGACGGCGGAAAGAACTGATTGAAGCTCGCAATACAGCCGATAACGCAGTCTACACAGCCGAAAAAGCCCTGAGAGACCTTGGGGACAAAGTGCCGGCGGAGGTTAAAACCAAAGTCGAAGAACAAGTCTCTAAAGTTCGCAACGTGATGAACACCGATAATATCCAGGAGATCAAGCGCGAGACCGAGGCTCTCTTCCAGGTGATTCAGCAAATCGGTACAGCGGCCTACCAGACGAGCGGCCCACAAGCTGGAGCACCTTCAGGTGGAGAAGGTCAAGCTGGTACCGAAAGTAAAGGCGGTGAAGAAGACGTCGTAGATGGAGAATTTCGTAACGTCTGA
- a CDS encoding Chaperone protein DnaJ: MAKRDYYEILGVPRNASAEELKSAFRRLARQYHPDVNKSPDAEEKFKEINEAYAVLSDPERRAAYDRFGHEGLQGMGGMPDFTTVDFSDFADLFSDLFGFGSFGRSSSRRARNMPRRGADLQIQLDLTFEEAIFGAEKEISITRDEVCKTCNGSGAEPGTSPTRCSTCNGSGEIRQVRQTLLGSMVQVSTCPTCGGSGETISTPCHTCRGRGLERVTRQKIVSVPAGVDSGTQIRLAGEGQPGVNGGPNGNLYIAINVQPHKFFRRRDNDIILDLDINVAQAALGADVEIPTVDGPAKLRIPPGTQPGKVLRMKGKGVPHLRGNGRGDQLVVINVAIPTHLTPEQRHLFEQLGKSLGSDARPQERSFMDWLKEALGG; this comes from the coding sequence ATGGCGAAGCGAGATTATTATGAGATTTTAGGTGTGCCACGTAACGCTTCGGCGGAAGAGCTCAAATCGGCCTTCCGCCGTTTAGCGCGCCAGTATCACCCGGATGTCAACAAATCACCGGATGCCGAGGAGAAGTTCAAAGAGATCAACGAAGCCTATGCGGTGCTTTCCGACCCCGAACGCCGGGCGGCTTACGATCGCTTTGGTCACGAAGGTCTGCAAGGCATGGGCGGCATGCCCGATTTCACCACTGTAGATTTTTCAGACTTTGCCGATCTCTTCAGCGATTTATTTGGCTTTGGTAGCTTCGGACGCAGCTCTTCACGACGGGCGCGCAACATGCCGCGGCGCGGTGCGGATTTGCAAATTCAGTTAGATCTGACGTTCGAAGAGGCGATATTTGGTGCCGAAAAAGAGATCTCGATCACCCGCGATGAGGTATGCAAGACTTGCAACGGCAGTGGAGCAGAGCCTGGTACTTCCCCAACCCGTTGTTCGACCTGTAATGGAAGCGGTGAAATCCGTCAAGTGCGACAAACTTTGCTGGGCTCAATGGTGCAGGTCAGCACCTGTCCTACCTGCGGCGGTAGTGGCGAAACCATCTCTACACCCTGTCATACCTGTCGTGGCCGCGGGCTTGAGCGCGTGACTCGCCAAAAGATCGTCAGCGTTCCGGCTGGGGTAGATAGTGGCACACAAATTCGTCTGGCAGGCGAGGGACAACCAGGCGTCAACGGCGGACCGAATGGAAACCTGTACATTGCCATCAATGTTCAACCTCACAAATTCTTTCGTCGGCGCGACAATGATATTATCCTGGACCTGGATATCAATGTCGCCCAAGCCGCCCTTGGCGCCGATGTAGAGATTCCCACCGTCGATGGGCCGGCGAAATTGCGCATTCCTCCCGGCACACAACCCGGAAAAGTGTTGCGCATGAAAGGAAAAGGCGTGCCTCACCTGCGCGGCAACGGGCGCGGCGATCAACTGGTGGTCATCAATGTTGCCATCCCCACACACCTGACGCCCGAACAACGTCATCTATTCGAGCAGCTCGGCAAGAGCCTCGGAAGTGATGCCCGTCCTCAAGAACGCAGCTTTATGGATTGGTTGAAAGAAGCCTTAGGGGGATAA
- a CDS encoding Ribosomal protein L11 methyltransferase, with amino-acid sequence MDQDSWLEVSLTVNGELAEAVAEVLGRFAPNGVAMEMEVSGFRPDGEGIPSGDVRVCAYLPVDETLEETRSQLEQALWYLGRIQPLPEPAYRMLQETDWAEAWKKHYHPILIGERLVIVPAWLENPAPQRIAITLDPGMAFGTGTHPSTQLCLEWLERLLVFQNATPKYNTFIDIGCGSGILSIAAVKLGVKHALAVDVDAIAVRSSLENAQANRVGNCIEVGLGSVEEIQQGIFSLRQADLVVANILAPVILELFEKGLADLVKPNGALILSGILSEQKTEIEAALKRKGFQQINCRQQGDWVALLGRR; translated from the coding sequence ATGGATCAAGATTCCTGGTTAGAAGTCTCTCTCACGGTCAACGGTGAATTAGCAGAAGCAGTTGCCGAAGTGCTCGGGCGCTTCGCGCCGAACGGTGTGGCAATGGAAATGGAAGTCAGTGGCTTCCGACCTGATGGAGAGGGCATTCCAAGTGGAGATGTACGCGTTTGCGCTTACCTGCCGGTGGATGAAACCCTGGAAGAAACGCGCAGCCAACTTGAACAGGCGTTATGGTACCTGGGGCGCATTCAACCGCTACCTGAGCCAGCCTACCGAATGCTACAAGAGACAGATTGGGCAGAAGCCTGGAAGAAACACTACCATCCCATTCTGATCGGCGAGCGGTTGGTCATTGTGCCAGCCTGGCTGGAGAACCCTGCTCCTCAGCGGATTGCAATCACATTAGACCCGGGTATGGCCTTTGGCACCGGCACTCATCCAAGCACGCAACTGTGCCTGGAGTGGCTGGAACGGCTATTGGTTTTCCAAAATGCTACCCCGAAATACAACACTTTCATTGACATAGGTTGCGGGTCCGGCATTCTTTCGATTGCTGCCGTCAAACTGGGAGTGAAACATGCCCTGGCAGTGGATGTAGATGCCATAGCAGTGCGTTCCAGCCTCGAAAACGCCCAAGCCAATCGAGTCGGCAACTGCATCGAAGTCGGATTAGGCTCGGTAGAAGAGATTCAACAGGGGATTTTCTCGCTCAGGCAAGCCGACCTTGTTGTTGCAAACATCCTTGCCCCGGTCATCCTGGAGCTATTCGAGAAAGGCTTAGCCGATCTGGTAAAGCCCAATGGGGCGTTGATCCTCAGCGGTATCTTGAGCGAACAAAAAACTGAAATCGAAGCCGCTTTGAAGCGTAAGGGGTTTCAGCAGATTAATTGTCGTCAACAAGGGGATTGGGTGGCTTTGTTAGGAAGGAGATAA
- a CDS encoding Pterin-4-alpha-carbinolamine dehydratase, translating into MSNLEELTQARCIPCRRGDPPLTRAEIDLLKGYLPHWELIQTEGVLRLQRAYKFKNFAQALDFTNRIGAIAEEQDHHPALLTEWGKVTVTWWTHAVGGLHRNDFIMAAKTDQLYQDAQTETAT; encoded by the coding sequence ATGAGCAATCTTGAGGAGCTAACGCAAGCCAGATGTATTCCTTGCCGCCGGGGAGATCCACCCCTTACCCGGGCTGAAATCGATTTATTGAAGGGTTACCTGCCACACTGGGAGTTAATCCAAACAGAGGGCGTTCTAAGATTACAACGCGCTTATAAATTTAAAAATTTTGCTCAAGCGCTGGATTTTACCAACCGCATTGGAGCAATTGCCGAAGAGCAAGATCATCATCCGGCACTGCTCACGGAATGGGGAAAAGTCACCGTGACCTGGTGGACTCACGCCGTTGGAGGTTTGCACCGCAACGACTTTATCATGGCGGCAAAGACCGACCAACTCTATCAAGATGCTCAAACCGAAACTGCCACTTGA
- a CDS encoding N-acetylglucosamine-1-phosphate uridyltransferase produces the protein MNLGVIVLAAGKSTRMKTAFPKVLHRLAGKPMIEYVLEAVQSLSSLPPVIVVGYQGDEVKKAIGERAQFAFQEPQLGTAHAVLQAQPLLEGKVDAVLITYADMPLITRQTLLNLYNLQQHNPGPLSLLTLQSENTRGFGRLLRDPNGRVQAIVEEAVASPEQLAIHELNVGIYCVQADWLWKALPRITLSPKGEYFLTDIVELAVRDGFEVKTLTLADPAEAIGINQRVHLAEAESILRQRINTHWMLEGVTLLDPQSTYIEAEVILGQDTVIYPNTYLLGKSVIGKGCTLGPNTIVRDSEIGAGCQIFFSVVEKAILEEDVDVGPYAHLRKGAHLAKGVHMGNFGEVKNSYLGPGTKMGHFSYIGDATIGEGVNIGAGTITCNYDGEKKNPTEIGEGVFIGSDTMLVAPVKVGKGARTGAGAVVTKDIPPYSLAVGVPARVIRKLKEGDG, from the coding sequence ATGAATCTCGGAGTGATTGTCTTAGCTGCCGGTAAAAGCACGCGCATGAAAACGGCTTTCCCAAAGGTTTTACACCGCCTGGCAGGTAAACCGATGATTGAATACGTCTTAGAGGCAGTTCAATCTCTCAGTAGTTTACCCCCGGTGATTGTGGTTGGTTACCAGGGCGATGAAGTCAAAAAAGCGATCGGGGAACGAGCACAATTTGCCTTTCAAGAACCGCAACTTGGAACTGCTCACGCCGTTTTACAAGCTCAACCGCTCCTGGAAGGTAAAGTCGATGCAGTACTCATCACCTATGCCGACATGCCCCTGATCACCCGCCAGACCCTGCTCAATTTGTACAATTTACAACAACATAATCCCGGTCCTCTTTCACTGCTGACCCTTCAATCTGAAAACACGCGTGGGTTTGGACGTCTTTTACGTGACCCAAACGGACGGGTGCAAGCCATCGTTGAAGAAGCCGTAGCTTCTCCGGAGCAACTGGCGATTCATGAGTTGAATGTGGGAATCTATTGTGTCCAGGCAGACTGGTTGTGGAAAGCCCTACCACGCATTACGCTCTCCCCTAAGGGCGAGTATTTCCTGACCGATATAGTGGAACTGGCAGTGAGGGACGGATTCGAGGTAAAGACACTAACTCTTGCTGATCCTGCAGAAGCCATTGGGATCAACCAACGGGTTCACCTCGCCGAAGCCGAATCTATTCTGCGCCAACGCATTAACACCCACTGGATGCTTGAAGGGGTAACTTTGCTGGACCCTCAAAGCACATACATTGAGGCAGAAGTCATCCTTGGTCAAGACACTGTGATTTACCCCAACACTTATCTGTTAGGGAAATCCGTTATCGGAAAGGGTTGCACGCTTGGCCCAAACACCATTGTTCGCGACTCAGAAATCGGGGCAGGCTGCCAAATCTTCTTCTCTGTGGTTGAAAAAGCAATTCTCGAAGAGGATGTTGATGTTGGGCCCTATGCTCACCTGCGTAAAGGCGCACATCTGGCAAAGGGAGTTCATATGGGGAACTTCGGCGAGGTCAAGAATTCCTATCTAGGACCTGGCACCAAGATGGGACATTTCTCCTATATTGGTGATGCCACCATTGGAGAAGGGGTCAACATTGGTGCCGGTACAATCACCTGTAACTATGACGGCGAAAAGAAAAACCCGACCGAAATCGGGGAGGGCGTATTCATTGGCAGCGATACCATGCTGGTAGCACCCGTCAAAGTTGGAAAAGGCGCTCGGACTGGCGCCGGGGCGGTAGTTACCAAGGATATTCCACCCTATAGCCTGGCAGTTGGCGTTCCGGCGCGGGTGATTCGGAAGCTGAAAGAAGGGGATGGATAA
- a CDS encoding Magnesium and cobalt efflux protein CorC codes for MDNMSLWITLLILHGINLLILATQTVFGNPFRAWDAVENTAAEGEAKGSSTKEERVIALQGGLTALRALFWVGMGVIIYRLSFNVGLWKTAFFILVLVVFILSEWVTQALIQATAEVWEKRLQPFARLIALIFSPLLSMVSRFVQKMVPAPQPTTSQEMAEELMEWVDVAQEQGDIGTEQGRLLHSILELSDTVAREIMVPRVDIVALEQEMSLDEAAHVFIASGHSRLPLYEGTIDQIRGIIYAKDLLRFWVEKQVETPLNRLARPAYFIPEAKRIDELLNEMQQRRVHLAIVVDEYGGVAGLVTLEDIIEEILGEIQDEYDQAEELPYQDLGGGEVVFQGKIDLGDFNEIMATELPKEEADTLGGFILQQLGRLPSAGEKLCVNNIELIVEQVSGRRIRKVRARSLDGECNKEDQNVDG; via the coding sequence ATGGATAATATGAGTCTCTGGATCACTCTGCTGATCCTGCATGGTATCAATTTGCTCATTCTAGCAACCCAGACAGTCTTTGGCAATCCCTTTCGAGCCTGGGATGCCGTTGAGAATACCGCCGCTGAAGGAGAAGCAAAGGGATCCTCCACAAAAGAGGAACGCGTTATTGCATTACAAGGTGGATTGACCGCATTACGCGCCCTTTTTTGGGTTGGAATGGGGGTAATCATTTACCGTCTATCCTTCAATGTTGGGCTGTGGAAAACGGCGTTTTTTATATTGGTATTGGTTGTCTTTATCTTAAGTGAATGGGTCACCCAAGCTTTGATTCAGGCTACGGCTGAGGTATGGGAAAAGCGCCTGCAACCTTTTGCCCGGCTGATCGCACTCATCTTCTCCCCTTTGTTGAGCATGGTTTCTCGCTTCGTCCAAAAGATGGTCCCCGCCCCTCAGCCAACTACCTCGCAAGAAATGGCTGAGGAATTAATGGAGTGGGTAGATGTTGCCCAAGAACAAGGGGATATCGGTACCGAACAAGGTCGTTTACTCCATTCAATTTTAGAATTGAGTGACACGGTAGCCCGTGAGATCATGGTGCCGAGAGTGGATATTGTTGCCCTTGAGCAAGAAATGAGTCTCGACGAGGCAGCGCACGTTTTCATCGCTTCAGGACATTCCCGCCTGCCTCTGTACGAAGGAACAATTGATCAAATCCGGGGGATTATCTACGCCAAAGACTTATTACGGTTCTGGGTGGAAAAACAGGTCGAAACTCCTTTGAACCGTCTTGCCCGACCAGCCTATTTTATCCCCGAAGCCAAACGAATTGATGAATTACTGAATGAAATGCAACAACGGCGAGTGCATCTTGCCATCGTGGTGGATGAATACGGCGGCGTTGCGGGTTTGGTTACTCTGGAAGATATCATAGAGGAAATTCTCGGCGAAATTCAGGATGAATATGATCAGGCAGAAGAATTACCTTATCAGGACTTAGGGGGAGGAGAAGTTGTCTTTCAGGGTAAAATCGACCTTGGAGATTTCAATGAGATCATGGCAACCGAGTTACCCAAAGAAGAAGCAGATACTTTAGGTGGTTTCATCCTGCAACAATTGGGGCGTTTGCCATCGGCGGGTGAAAAGTTGTGCGTTAATAATATTGAACTCATCGTTGAGCAAGTAAGCGGACGACGCATTCGCAAAGTGCGGGCTCGCAGCCTCGATGGGGAATGCAACAAGGAGGATCAGAATGTTGACGGATGA
- a CDS encoding Cytidine deaminase, producing the protein MLTDELREKLIESALEARRWAYAPYSGYPVGAALLTTSGRIYDGVNIENASYPNTICAERVAVFKAVSEGEREFIAIAVVTSNAGAPCGACRQVLSEFGLDTIVLIADEQRNVVVETTVRELLPRAFGRDQVIK; encoded by the coding sequence ATGTTGACGGATGAACTACGCGAGAAATTGATCGAGAGCGCCCTGGAGGCGCGGCGCTGGGCGTATGCCCCTTATTCCGGCTACCCGGTTGGAGCAGCATTATTAACCACCTCAGGACGCATCTACGATGGCGTAAATATTGAGAATGCTTCTTATCCCAATACAATATGCGCTGAGCGAGTAGCGGTCTTCAAAGCAGTCTCTGAAGGCGAACGGGAGTTTATCGCTATTGCAGTAGTTACATCGAATGCCGGCGCTCCCTGTGGCGCATGTCGGCAAGTGCTGTCTGAGTTTGGTTTGGATACAATCGTGCTCATTGCTGATGAGCAGCGTAATGTCGTGGTGGAGACAACGGTGCGCGAATTGCTCCCCCGCGCTTTTGGAAGAGATCAGGTAATAAAATAA
- a CDS encoding Glycosyl transferase, family 2, whose protein sequence is MSPRPLVSIITPSYNQAEYLESTIRSVIHQDSLGDLFDLEYMIIDGDSTDGSQAIIRQYQSYLTYWVSEKDHGQAEAINKGLRRANGEIVAWLNSDDQYLPGAIAQAVRLFQEDTTLGMVFGDAIAIDEADRPINRWSFGNWGLREFLRFRVICQPAVFLRRSVVEEVGYLDESYHYMLDHHLWVRVAAHSSTRHVSSLWAAARQHPRAKNVAQAVSFSAEIQRLYEWALTQPSLAPKIAADHRKVLGGMYRLKARYYLDGEQPTLALRDYARALYFDPSYALKHWHRMIYAFMVWIGGERLRTLMEDLNRKRRQKFAKNLENTSISAAKSQQER, encoded by the coding sequence ATGTCCCCGCGTCCGCTGGTTAGTATCATCACCCCTTCTTACAATCAGGCTGAGTACTTAGAGAGCACAATTCGATCGGTTATCCATCAAGATTCTCTTGGGGATTTGTTCGATTTGGAGTATATGATTATTGATGGTGATTCTACTGATGGCAGCCAGGCGATCATTCGACAATATCAATCCTACTTAACCTATTGGGTCTCGGAAAAAGATCATGGTCAGGCTGAAGCAATCAATAAGGGACTGCGCAGGGCAAATGGGGAGATCGTTGCCTGGCTGAATTCGGATGACCAGTACCTGCCTGGCGCAATCGCCCAGGCTGTTCGGCTATTTCAAGAAGATACAACCCTGGGGATGGTCTTTGGGGATGCTATTGCAATCGATGAAGCAGACAGACCGATCAACCGCTGGTCATTCGGGAATTGGGGTTTGAGAGAATTTCTGCGCTTCCGGGTAATCTGTCAACCGGCTGTCTTCTTGCGTCGCTCGGTGGTGGAGGAAGTTGGTTACCTGGATGAGAGTTATCACTATATGCTCGATCACCATTTATGGGTACGCGTTGCCGCTCATAGCTCCACGCGGCACGTCTCCTCGCTGTGGGCAGCCGCCCGCCAGCATCCGCGGGCGAAAAACGTTGCCCAGGCAGTAAGCTTCAGCGCAGAGATTCAACGCCTGTATGAATGGGCCCTTACTCAGCCATCTTTAGCCCCGAAGATTGCCGCTGATCATCGTAAGGTTCTAGGGGGTATGTATCGCCTGAAGGCACGTTATTACCTGGACGGTGAACAACCCACGCTGGCCTTACGCGATTATGCCAGAGCGCTCTATTTCGATCCATCTTATGCCCTGAAACACTGGCATCGGATGATCTACGCCTTCATGGTTTGGATTGGCGGCGAACGGCTAAGGACTTTGATGGAAGATTTAAACCGTAAACGCAGACAAAAGTTTGCTAAAAATCTGGAGAATACGTCTATCTCAGCCGCGAAGAGCCAGCAGGAAAGATAG
- a CDS encoding 4-amino-4-deoxy-L-arabinose transferase and related glycosyltransferases of PMT family, whose translation MNQIKRYFSLEFWIVLLMLTGAAFLRFYDLTDPPLDYHPSRQLRGAIIARSIYYQILPNAEADKRELALSIARSTGRFEAPILETLTAYTYRLLGSEQLWVGRAYSILFWLIGAVFLFLLARRLTTPAAALFALGYMLLLPFAVQASRVFQPDPAMTMWIIVAGYALVRWQETPTWRWAIFSAVAAGIAVLTKPVAGYIVAASAISLVLGRYKFGQMIKNLQLWVMSIIMAAIPFAYYFSNRQGNIGAYFTNWTASLAYLLKEPAFYVRWLSFLSDLVGFASIASGLLGIWLASTPLRSLLLGWWVGYFIYGVTVPYQMYTHSYYSIQLVPILAISLAPLAEIIHERLKDLQGFWRLSLAFWVILLVVYPAWISITTARAEDNRAAPQYWAKIGNLLPAEGRIIALTQSYGYPLMYYGWRKVTLWQTSGEQELAALRGREKDFETTFTNRLDGMDYFLVTALNQFESQEELRNALYEKYPLLAEGNGYLIFDLRHPLQ comes from the coding sequence ATGAATCAAATCAAACGCTATTTTTCCCTTGAGTTTTGGATTGTTCTCCTGATGCTAACTGGAGCAGCGTTTTTACGCTTTTACGATCTGACCGACCCGCCCCTGGATTACCATCCATCCCGTCAATTGCGTGGCGCAATTATCGCCCGCAGCATCTATTATCAAATCTTACCCAATGCCGAGGCGGATAAACGAGAATTGGCGCTCTCCATTGCCCGCTCCACCGGGCGTTTTGAAGCGCCGATCCTGGAGACTCTCACAGCCTACACCTATCGTCTTCTCGGCAGCGAACAGCTTTGGGTAGGACGCGCCTATAGTATTTTGTTTTGGTTAATTGGAGCCGTTTTCCTTTTTCTTCTTGCCAGGCGGTTAACTACACCTGCAGCGGCGTTATTTGCTCTGGGTTATATGCTTCTCTTGCCTTTTGCTGTGCAGGCAAGTCGGGTGTTTCAACCCGACCCAGCGATGACAATGTGGATCATTGTGGCTGGTTATGCTCTTGTGCGCTGGCAGGAAACCCCTACCTGGCGATGGGCGATCTTCTCTGCAGTTGCTGCGGGGATAGCGGTGCTAACCAAGCCGGTTGCTGGCTATATTGTCGCTGCCTCCGCCATCTCTCTGGTGTTGGGACGCTACAAATTTGGGCAGATGATTAAGAACCTCCAACTCTGGGTAATGTCTATAATCATGGCGGCGATTCCCTTTGCTTATTATTTCTCCAATCGTCAGGGAAATATCGGCGCATATTTTACCAATTGGACTGCCTCGCTGGCTTACCTTCTCAAAGAGCCAGCGTTCTATGTGCGCTGGTTATCTTTCCTCAGCGATCTGGTTGGATTTGCATCGATAGCTTCAGGATTATTGGGTATCTGGTTAGCATCAACGCCCTTACGTTCGCTCTTATTGGGGTGGTGGGTCGGTTATTTTATTTATGGAGTCACCGTTCCCTATCAAATGTACACGCATAGCTATTATTCCATCCAGCTCGTGCCGATTTTAGCGATCTCGCTGGCGCCGCTGGCGGAAATTATTCACGAGCGGCTGAAGGACTTGCAAGGCTTCTGGCGGCTGAGTTTGGCATTCTGGGTTATCTTGCTTGTAGTTTATCCAGCCTGGATTAGCATAACAACTGCCCGCGCCGAAGACAACCGCGCTGCACCGCAATATTGGGCGAAAATCGGGAATTTACTACCTGCTGAGGGACGGATTATCGCGCTTACTCAGAGCTATGGATACCCTCTGATGTATTATGGTTGGCGGAAGGTAACTCTCTGGCAGACGAGTGGTGAACAGGAACTGGCTGCCTTGCGCGGACGGGAAAAGGATTTTGAGACCACTTTTACGAATCGTCTCGATGGAATGGATTACTTTCTGGTAACCGCTCTCAATCAATTTGAATCCCAGGAAGAGCTGAGAAATGCTCTCTACGAGAAATATCCCCTGCTTGCGGAGGGGAATGGTTATCTGATTTTCGACTTAAGGCATCCGTTGCAATAG